The Paenibacillus sp. FSL H7-0357 nucleotide sequence GCAGGTAACTGAAGAACTACTTTTTGCACGTCATCACTCATCCTTAGTTCGATCCTTTCCTAGTGGGAATTCTCTTGGGGGGCAAAAAACTTAGAAATACCGGTCATATCAAACAGCTTCTGGATTTGCGGCGGAACTTCTTCAACGGTAAACTTAACGTCCATCCCGTGTCTTGCTTTGAGGATCGAGAGCAGGATTCCAATACCGGTGCTGTCAATATATCTCAAGTCTTTCAGATTAATAACGAGGTCAAGCCCCGTATCTCCCACAAGCGGCTCCATGACCAAACGG carries:
- a CDS encoding STAS domain-containing protein → MNTHKSEKFHAKTETEGSVCTVSLIGELDLSVAPDFRLVMEPLVGDTGLDLVINLKDLRYIDSTGIGILLSILKARHGMDVKFTVEEVPPQIQKLFDMTGISKFFAPQENSH